The following are encoded in a window of Halorarum salinum genomic DNA:
- a CDS encoding alcohol dehydrogenase catalytic domain-containing protein, producing MRAAAFTELTGPDGVTIVERPTPEPGPGEAVVDVEACAINRHDLWILEGDSAMVEADDLPFVSGLDVAGEVRTVGAGVTGVEPGDGVVLCPNETCGTCRFCRDGPENLCESFSLHHGGLAEAACVEADRLVALPESVDTTTAAALPTAYMTAYRMLRLANVGPTDLVFVPGATGGVGVASVQLADVFGARTIGTSSSAAKLERVDSLGLDHAVQGTDPDSLRTAVGNVGTPDAVLNHLGGRYTELGLDVLRRGGRMIVCGRTADSRSEIDVPDLFLGHKRITGSTMGTQGDLRTLVELVAAGDLTPEIAGTYPLDGTRNAFAAMRNRESVGKLVVTN from the coding sequence ATGCGTGCCGCAGCCTTCACCGAACTGACCGGTCCTGACGGGGTAACGATCGTCGAACGTCCGACCCCCGAACCGGGCCCCGGGGAAGCCGTCGTCGACGTCGAAGCGTGTGCCATCAACCGGCACGACCTCTGGATCCTCGAAGGCGACTCCGCGATGGTCGAGGCCGACGACCTGCCGTTCGTCAGCGGTCTCGACGTCGCCGGCGAAGTCCGCACCGTCGGTGCGGGCGTGACTGGTGTCGAACCCGGGGACGGCGTCGTTCTCTGCCCGAACGAGACCTGTGGAACCTGTCGATTCTGCCGCGACGGCCCCGAGAACCTCTGTGAATCCTTCTCGCTCCATCACGGCGGCCTCGCGGAGGCCGCCTGCGTCGAGGCCGACCGTCTCGTCGCGCTTCCGGAGTCCGTCGACACGACGACCGCCGCCGCCCTCCCGACCGCGTACATGACGGCGTACCGTATGCTCAGGCTGGCGAACGTCGGCCCCACCGATCTCGTCTTCGTGCCGGGTGCGACCGGCGGTGTCGGCGTCGCCAGCGTCCAACTCGCCGACGTGTTCGGTGCGAGAACCATCGGGACGTCCTCGTCGGCGGCCAAACTCGAACGGGTCGATTCGCTGGGCCTCGACCACGCCGTCCAGGGAACCGACCCCGATTCCCTCCGAACTGCGGTGGGGAACGTCGGGACGCCGGACGCGGTCCTGAATCACCTCGGCGGGCGCTACACCGAACTCGGGCTCGACGTCCTCCGGCGCGGCGGGCGGATGATCGTCTGCGGCCGGACCGCCGACAGCCGGTCCGAGATCGACGTCCCCGACCTGTTCCTGGGCCACAAACGGATCACCGGCAGTACGATGGGGACGCAGGGCGACCTCCGGACGCTGGTCGAACTCGTCGCTGCCGGGGATCTGACTCCCGAGATCGCCGGGACGTATCCGCTCGACGGGACCCGGAACGCGTTCGCGGCGATGCGAAACCGCGAGAGCGTCGGGAAGCTGGTCGTAACGAACTGA
- a CDS encoding glycosyltransferase family 4 protein, whose amino-acid sequence MKVLDYLELESRLARAGIGTAHDQQVEALRRAAESGAAVEVVETPWAGEDALDGLYSAARGRGLFREYDLAHCNLIGPGSVAVARHARRNGVPLVLHCHVTSEDFRESFRGSNAVAPALRRYLRWFYSQADLVLTPSEYTKRQLSAYPVGAPIRALSNGVDLDSVADHADHREQYRERYDLDGVVAFAVGNVFERKGLTDFCEVAERVDLEFAWFGTYDTGPQASPTVTRRVENPPENVTFTGWVEDKPGMFGAGDVFFFPTKEENQGIVVLEAMACGKAVVLRDIPVFREYFEDGHDCLLCSGRDEFVAALERLAADPDLRERLGENARETAGRHGLDRVGEELVATYRDLLE is encoded by the coding sequence GTGAAGGTCCTCGACTACCTCGAACTCGAATCGCGGCTCGCCCGCGCGGGCATCGGCACGGCCCACGACCAGCAGGTCGAGGCGCTCCGACGCGCCGCCGAGTCGGGCGCGGCCGTCGAGGTGGTCGAGACCCCCTGGGCCGGCGAGGACGCGCTCGACGGCCTCTACAGCGCCGCCCGCGGCCGGGGCCTGTTCCGCGAGTACGACCTCGCCCACTGCAACCTCATCGGGCCGGGGAGCGTCGCCGTCGCCCGCCACGCGCGGCGCAACGGGGTCCCCCTCGTGCTCCACTGCCACGTCACGAGCGAGGACTTCCGCGAGAGCTTCCGCGGGTCGAACGCCGTCGCCCCGGCGCTCCGCCGCTACCTCCGGTGGTTCTACTCGCAGGCCGACCTCGTGCTCACGCCCTCGGAGTACACGAAGCGTCAGCTCTCGGCGTACCCCGTCGGGGCGCCGATCCGGGCGCTGAGCAACGGCGTCGACCTCGACTCCGTCGCCGACCACGCGGACCACCGCGAGCAGTACCGCGAGCGGTACGACCTCGACGGCGTCGTCGCGTTCGCGGTGGGCAACGTGTTCGAGCGGAAGGGGCTCACCGACTTCTGCGAGGTGGCCGAGCGCGTCGACCTCGAGTTCGCCTGGTTCGGCACCTACGACACCGGCCCGCAGGCGTCGCCGACGGTCACGCGCCGGGTGGAGAACCCGCCCGAGAACGTCACCTTCACCGGCTGGGTCGAGGACAAGCCGGGGATGTTCGGCGCCGGCGACGTGTTCTTCTTCCCGACGAAGGAGGAGAACCAGGGCATCGTGGTGCTGGAGGCGATGGCCTGCGGCAAGGCGGTCGTGCTCCGGGACATCCCGGTGTTCCGCGAGTACTTCGAGGACGGTCACGACTGCCTGCTCTGCTCGGGGAGAGACGAGTTCGTCGCGGCCCTCGAACGGCTCGCAGCCGACCCGGACCTCCGGGAGCGTCTCGGGGAGAACGCCCGCGAGACGGCCGGCCGGCACGGCCTCGACCGGGTCGGCGAGGAACTCGTCGCCACCTACCGGGATCTCCTGGAGTGA
- a CDS encoding glycosyltransferase: MQTVAAFTDTYLPTVNGVTYTVRAWRDRWHDRGGRMDVVFPGAPEYDPEDGEYATRSFGFPFYEGFRFGLPGVPDAVRDVDVVHAHTPFALGLSGLYLARRIDAPLVASYHTPTSEYADYIANGRTADALEAVARRYERFYLNRARAVVVPSEPAREHLRGIGIDAPVSVVPNGVDTGFFRRVDDGDFRERYDLPDGPLVGYTGRHGFEKGLTGIPPAVAAADTDATLVFGGDGPARDALERAAAEHGLDARFLGFLPREDLPAFYSALDAFLFPSPVETQGLVALEANACGTPVVGVNDGALADTVRDGVTGHHFVRGDVDGFADAIERTLAERESLSANCLDSREESSVEHAVDRLAEVYDEL, encoded by the coding sequence ATGCAGACGGTCGCCGCCTTCACCGACACGTACCTTCCCACGGTGAACGGCGTCACCTACACCGTGCGTGCCTGGCGCGACCGCTGGCACGACCGCGGCGGCCGCATGGACGTGGTGTTCCCCGGTGCGCCGGAGTACGACCCCGAGGACGGCGAGTACGCGACCCGGAGCTTCGGCTTCCCGTTCTACGAGGGGTTCCGCTTCGGACTGCCGGGCGTCCCCGACGCGGTCCGGGACGTCGACGTCGTCCACGCCCACACGCCGTTCGCACTCGGGCTCTCGGGGCTGTACCTCGCGCGAAGGATCGACGCTCCGCTGGTCGCCTCCTATCACACCCCGACCTCCGAGTACGCGGACTACATCGCCAACGGCCGGACGGCAGACGCGCTCGAGGCCGTCGCCCGACGGTACGAGCGGTTCTACCTCAACCGCGCGCGAGCGGTCGTCGTCCCGAGCGAACCAGCGCGCGAGCACCTCCGGGGCATCGGCATCGACGCGCCCGTCTCGGTCGTGCCGAACGGCGTCGACACCGGGTTCTTCCGTCGCGTCGACGACGGCGACTTCCGCGAGCGGTACGACCTTCCGGACGGCCCGCTCGTCGGCTACACCGGCCGACACGGCTTCGAAAAGGGGCTCACCGGGATCCCGCCTGCGGTCGCCGCGGCCGACACGGACGCGACGCTCGTCTTCGGCGGCGACGGCCCCGCCCGCGACGCGCTCGAACGGGCGGCCGCCGAGCACGGCCTCGACGCGCGCTTCCTCGGGTTCCTCCCGCGCGAGGACCTCCCGGCGTTCTACTCCGCGCTCGACGCCTTCCTCTTCCCCTCGCCGGTCGAGACGCAGGGGCTCGTCGCGCTGGAGGCGAACGCCTGCGGCACGCCCGTCGTCGGCGTGAACGACGGCGCGCTCGCGGACACGGTCAGGGACGGCGTCACCGGCCACCACTTCGTCCGCGGCGACGTCGACGGCTTCGCGGACGCCATCGAGCGCACGCTGGCCGAGCGGGAGTCGCTCTCGGCCAACTGTCTCGACTCCCGCGAGGAGTCGAGCGTCGAACACGCCGTGGACCGACTCGCCGAGGTGTACGACGAGTTGTGA